The DNA window CATTTTGTCTCTGATTTTTCTGTTTCACCCTAATCTTTATTGGAACAGGGCAATGTTATTCATAGTTCAGAGTTATTAATTATTGAATATTGTTCATATTTCATCCTGCTATGTTACTGAAACTTTCAGGTggcataaaaataatataaatgttttacAGTTCTCTCTGTATTTTACTGTAAATTCCTGCTGAACTTGAAGGGGATAGTGTTATGCCACATTCACGGCACCCAGACAGGCCACCCCAAGGACACAACACATGGGATGCCAaggcaaaaggtttcttttatttcaggCTAGCTTGGACTTCTACTGTTGTAAATGGGATAAGCCCCAAACAATAACTAAGAGGGGTTTTTATAGGGAAAGACCATAAGGATGTAAGTCACAAATTTTAGAATTTCCATAGTTATTTAACGTCATACAAAGTACAGGACCAgttagtaactatacattttaagggagatacatttgactgagctAAGACAGGCCatggggtttggggggggggtgtttacAGGGTCTGTCaattatcccctgggctggggaatcTTTACAACCAGCAGGGCACCTTTACAACTAGCAGTTAGCAAAGGAATGCTAACAGGAGTGATGGATTCTCTGGGAGCAGTGCTCAGGCGCCAGCCATGGTATTCCCAGCCATTAGGAgtcctcccccccttttttttccttttagagcccaagtttttgtaatttttattaatttttgatcctTCAGATAGTAGCAGTATACTAGATAATTCCAGCTGAAAGGTAAAATAATTGCATGTAAGAAGACCAATAATATAATACATTAATATTGCTGTGGAAGAATGCTTAGATGGTAAAATAACCAATATGTAATCAAGTTTTGGATCCAAAGGATCCAAATGTGCATattgtaatttcttttccatCAGAAGCAATTCTCGCTGAGCTTCAGGTGGTAATTCCCTTGGACTATTAAAGTCCTTGTCACCTTCTCCAGTTTGGTTTAATCAGCTGATCAGTACAATAATGTGCTGTAGATGGGAAACTTTTCCCCGAAATCTTTGAAAGTCACTAAGAGTCAACaattgatctctcctaatttgtaccttttgaggtctagTTTTCTGTAGAACTAATTTATATCCTTAATAAATAATAGAATCGCCTCTTTGTATTTCTCCAGGAGCAATTTGGAATCCCTAGCAAGGCAGATTTTTCTTTACCTCTTCAAACATTGTTTCTAAATTATCTACACTTGAGTCAGCTAGTAAAATATTGTCCATATATTGGCAAACTATAGATTGAGGAAAGTTCTTGTGTTATATCCAATGGGTGACTTAAAATATTGTCACAGGGTGGGGATATTTAACTTTCTTGTGAGAAAATCATCCATTGACATCTCTTAGCAGTCTGAGAATTATTATCAGTAGGCACCATGAAGACAAATTTTTCACTGTTTCTGGTAATGGTATAGCAAGGaaataatcttttaaatcaataactatgaGAGGCCACCCTTTAGATAATAAAGAAGGCAAAAGAATTCCAGACTGTAGTGAGCCCATATCCCGAGTCACCTAATTAACAGTTCTTGAcctgttaccattctccattttttcagatttctttttattagcaAATATAGGAGAATTTCAAGGGCTAGTTTATTCTTCAGTATGTTCAGCATTTAACTGACTCTGTTCGAAGgcctgcagtttctctgttgttaatACAGTTACCTATACTTGCTTGTCTATCAACCATTCTATGATAGGGCTGTAGGTGCCTTTGAAGGATTAGCAGCTGTTGTGCCCTATTTTTGTAGAACCTGAATGGTCAGTGACTGTTCTTTATAATATTCTAATATTTCTATATAACCTAATATTTTCCCCAGAAACATACAGTAAattatggtttgttttttgagattggaggaatgttaatctgagtattccattgatGTAACAAATCATGTGTTGGAGTCTCTGGGGGCCCCTTGGTTAGAGGTCAGAGTGTGTAGAATGCGCTTTTTGCCAGTATAGCAGCCTCCCTGAAACCCGGAGACAATCAGACCCAACAGGGAGTCAAGTCAAGCAAGatctcttttattgtttaacaacAAAGCCCTGTCAAAGTAAAAAAACACAAGGAGGGAAAAGTATTACCcagtaattttaaatgtattcctaTTGTCTATCTAGTGTTCTATCCCCTCCTAGGTGTGGTCTGCAAGTGTGATGACCTCATCTGGTCTTTGCTTGGGAAtccaattgtttttcttagtaaacacttGAAGCCTCACCTCTGTTGCTTCCTTCTGGGGCCACTCCTTCTTTTGGTGGGACAGTCCTCAGGTTGGGCCACTCCCCCTCCTGCCCGGATATGATCTGTACTCTTCCACAAATCATGTCCCCATAAGTTCATTATACATAGACATAAGGCTTTAATTTTCTTACTGTCCTTCTGGCTCTATGCATTTAATCTGTCTTGAACTCTGTTTTACTTGAGATatagttccaatccctaaaagttGAACATTTACCTCTTGAAAAGTTACATTTTGAGGCCAAGATACTGGTGAAATTATTGTGACATCTGCATTTATATGGCCTTCAATGGCaatgtcatttatttgtatttttaaatttggtctttgttcatttatagaagtttgccaaaatatttgcttCATGGTTTCTCTTGAGTATTTTGCTCTCTCCCCTATAGCTTTTCTATCATTCAGAGCACTGTGTTGTTTTACAAGAGTtattaggttctttaattgcaTTGTGAAGGAGTTTCATCCACTGTTACAAGAAATTACTGAACAGAATTTGCATGATGGCCTGCAAGAGGCTCCTCAAGGCATTTGCCAGTGGCATACAGTTACCTTGACTGTCACTTATTGATCTACTTTGACTTATAGAATGACTGTCTTGACTATAtcttctgcataatccagaagggagaTGCATTCTGTTTGAATTATGCTTAGAAAAGGCATTGTTTCTAGAAATGCCCTGCTTACAAACCCTTTTTAAATGACCCTGATTGCCACAATTGAAACACTTGACataccgattttttttttttcaaacctctggaaatcacctctcctacCCATGCATCATCATGGCCATGAGACTGAATACTGATTGTATCTCAGATCCATTCCTCCAAGAGTGCTAATCATGCCCTTAATGGCATAgttacaattttgttttgtgaattagcattttcaaaagccagagattcaattattatttgtttagCTTCAGAATCGTGTATCGTTATGTTTTCTCCTGAAGTCAGTTTTTGTAAGAAATCTGTAAAAATTTCCTTTGGGCCCCATATTACTTTAGTTAATGGCTCACTTTCCTTTCTTACTCCTCAAATACTATCCGAAATATTCAAAGCTGCTGTGTAGCATAAATCTAGGAcatatatggtcatcatattgaGATTGTCCTTGTATATCAGCACAATCTCTCTCTCCAAGAAGTTGGTCTTTGGAGATTTTCATCCCTCTCATCCTGCTTTGTTGTCCAATGGTCTTAACCCCATCTTTACACCAGGTCTTCCATTATAATTGAAGATAAGTCTCCCAGACCACTTTAACTAGGTCTCTCTAGTCTCTGGGGATAATTCTATTACAAGTTGATCATGAGTTTAACATCAGTTTCACAAAGGGTGaatgctcttatccactgagccatcttttcaactTTTATATGTATTGTTTCTATTAGGCTTTTCATCTGTCTGTCATAAATAAGCCAGAAGAGTGACTGTAggcagaaagagtttatttcatatCATGCTTGAAGGGTATGTACTGTTCAAAAATGCAGAACTGTGAAGATGCTAGTCACAGTGCACACAGTCATGAAAAGGGAATGTGAGGTTGTATGTCTTAGGTTGCCTTTTCTACCAGCATAACTCTTATAGAGTTCACAATATGTTGCCTCTCAAGTTGGAGTGTGTATTGCTTTCAGTATGTTCCAGCTCTATGCCTGTCTGCTTCTCACCATGAAAATCATTGACTAACCCTCCAAAAGTGTTAAGTAATGTCCctccaaatgctttcttttataatagtGGCTTGGTTATGATGTTTCCTAAGGGCAGTTAagtagtaattaagaaaatgtgtctCCTTTATTACATCAAGTAATCAAGATAGCATCCCACAGATATTCTTCAGTAACTCCTATTCACATGGTAATTAAGATATTTTCAGGAATTTATATGCTAGATGATTCTCTATTTGTCAGTCTGTCAGTTAAAACTAACCACCCTAATCTATGCACCCTTAGGAAAAAGTGGCCTTTGAGGATGTGGCTGTGAACTTCACCTCAGGAGAGTGGGCTTTGTTGGATTCATTTCAAAAGAAGCTCTACAGAGATGTGATGAAGGAGACATTTTTGAACCTGATCTCCATAGGTAAAATCCCAACATGTTCCATTGTTAATTTAGTCAGAGAACATCCATGTCTTGTGTACGTGTGTACTGTTGGTATTTGAATTCTTGACGTGAATATGTGGTAAATGTAGTGTAAAAACCCATGACAAACCAGCTAGGGTATAATACTATTTATGTTGATTATGAATATGTCATCCTGTATTCTCTGGATTCTTTTCTAGAAGAAACAGTAGAAGAAAATATTGGAGAGGACTGCAAAGACCTCAGCAGAAGCACGTGGTAattgatatttaaaagaaaggaattgaTTTCACATATTTGCAAATCATAGGACAACTCAGTGCCTATCAAAATGTCTAAAGAAAACTAACTGAATAATAATCTTTAAACAAATTTGTGTAATAGAACATTGAATTTTGCCATTCAATATTTGAGTGTCTCGTCTTTGTATTATATTAAGATCACACATGTGTCATGTAACATTAGCCTCTGAATGAGCTGTATCAGTGGTTTTTTACACACCAACTTCAAATTTATTTACATTCTATGCATTATTTTGAGGTTTTACCATAagtcctgtgttttgttttgttttttctttcatttgctattaaaaaaaaaaaaacaaaaacctctgggCTGGAGCTCATTTTTAGTTACATATCCTTGTCTCAGTCCTatcataaagggaagtcagggcagcagcTGGTGAGGAACCtgtaggcaggaactgaaacaaagGAGATGGAGAAATGCTGTTTACCGGTGTGCTCCTCCTCTCTTACTCAGCTACCTGCCTTATACAACCCTTGCCCACCTGTCTAGGGGGATACCACGCACAGAGGGCTGAGGTATACCTTCTCAAtcactgatcaagaaaatgccctcacagacaagCCTAATGTCACCTGAAAAGCCATTGACTCCTTTCTGgttccctctctcagatgtgtgTTCCCGTTTGTGTCACCTTGACCAAAGTAACCAGCAGGTGCCTTTCCTACACAGCTCATGACCTCTTCCCCATGGCCACAATGCACATCATAGTGTGAGCATCCTTCATCAATCAGGAATGTAAAATGCTCCCTCAGACTCATTTACAAGCCAATCTGAGTCATTTTCTCCATTTGAGGAAACCCATTTCTGATGGCCCTAGATGTGTGTAGTTGATAACTAAGGAACCAACACTAACTTAGAATTCTGAATGTCAAAATAGCACAGTGTTTCACCACtttgattataattattttatgctAACAGCAGAACTTTTGCCTTCACTTTTGATCCTTTGAAGCATATTAACTGTTTTGTActtgtatatgtgtatctatgtttGTATACAACCCTTGTGCCAAAATCTTTTCTAAACAGTGGAAGAAGGCAAAAGATCCTTCAGACCATGAGTAACAGGAACTGGTGTGCCCTCAACATGAGTGCTGGTCATGAATATCTGGACCATCGAAGACCTAAAATTTTTTTAACCTCCAAATCTGATACAACTGCTTCATAATTCTAATAGAAGTGAAGTCAACACTGTACTTCTTTACAtgtgaaaggttttttttttctccttttattttttttggtttttcaagacagggtttctctgtgtagctttggaggctgtcctggcacttgctctggagaccaggctggcctcaaactcacagagatctgcctgcctctgcctcccgagtgctgggattaaaggcgtgcaccacccacACTCGgctccttttttttattagaaagaaaattatttcacatgccaatcccagatccctctccttcccctcctccccccccaaccccaactaatgccctacctatctcATTCCTTTTctgctgctccccagggagggtgaggccttccataggttgtcttcaaaatctgtcatattctttgggatagggcctaggccaaccccttgtgtctaggctcagggagtatccctctgtgagggatgggctcctgaagtccattcttATGTgctacgataaatatttctgccaaatgctgcctgagccccaccgccacgtgtgagctttatgccagccccctgcccaagttaggcccaaatgaatacacagaaacttgtattaggttcaaagcttcttggccaatgactaggacttctcatctgctaactcagtcttaactatcataaacctgtatattttataagacttatcttatcggacaccttattggtgtccctccttgctgggatcacatcttgccgctggagcaggagcggaggggaaaaagagacccttcctgttt is part of the Cricetulus griseus strain 17A/GY chromosome 5, alternate assembly CriGri-PICRH-1.0, whole genome shotgun sequence genome and encodes:
- the LOC100770072 gene encoding zinc finger protein 709 isoform X4, producing MVSALQSRIPMCPCAESPFSENRLRAIHADSLDSWRDQRSKDPDCASVSCSEKVAFEDVAVNFTSGEWALLDSFQKKLYRDVMKETFLNLISIEETVEENIGEDCKDLSRST
- the LOC100770072 gene encoding zinc finger protein 709 isoform X5; this encodes MSRIPMCPCAESPFSENRLRAIHADSLDSWRDQRSKDPDCASVSCSEKVAFEDVAVNFTSGEWALLDSFQKKLYRDVMKETFLNLISIEETVEENIGEDCKDLSRST